One genomic segment of Rhizobium viscosum includes these proteins:
- a CDS encoding S24 family peptidase encodes MLSHDQIWGAIDRLAERHDLTPSGLARRAGLDPTSFNKSKRLSADGRLRWPSTESIAKVLEATGASMEQFLGFMRPGGAAAASMPEGIFASQGSSIPLLGFAQAGAGGFFDDGGFPAGQGWDVVEFPAGPSQKAGVYALEVQGESMMPLYRDGDVLIVEPGAQVRRNDRVVVKTREGEVMAKVLLRQSPRSIELLSLNPEHPNRTIELSDIEWIARIIWASQ; translated from the coding sequence ATGCTGTCACATGACCAGATCTGGGGAGCGATCGACAGGCTTGCCGAACGGCACGACCTGACGCCGTCTGGTCTTGCGCGGCGGGCGGGTCTCGATCCGACCTCCTTCAACAAATCCAAGCGGCTCTCGGCAGACGGGCGCCTGCGCTGGCCTTCGACGGAATCCATCGCCAAGGTGCTGGAGGCGACGGGGGCGAGCATGGAGCAGTTCCTTGGCTTCATGCGGCCGGGGGGTGCTGCCGCCGCCAGCATGCCGGAAGGTATTTTTGCCTCGCAGGGGAGCTCCATTCCGCTGCTCGGCTTTGCGCAGGCGGGCGCCGGCGGCTTTTTCGACGATGGCGGCTTTCCTGCGGGCCAGGGCTGGGATGTGGTGGAATTTCCGGCTGGCCCCTCGCAGAAGGCTGGCGTCTATGCGCTCGAGGTCCAGGGCGAAAGCATGATGCCGCTCTATCGCGACGGCGATGTGCTGATCGTGGAGCCCGGCGCGCAGGTGCGCCGCAACGACCGTGTCGTCGTCAAGACACGCGAGGGCGAGGTCATGGCCAAGGTGCTTCTGCGCCAGAGCCCGCGCTCCATCGAACTTTTGTCGCTCAATCCCGAACACCCTAACCGGACAATCGAGCTTTCTGACATCGAATGGATTGCCCGTATCATCTGGGCCAGCCAATAG
- a CDS encoding MATE family efflux transporter produces the protein MDTGRPRNALAFDVTHRLVLSIAIPMTLGFMTTPLLGITNTAVVGHMGDPEALAGLAIGAMLFDLIMGSFNFLRASTTGLTAQALGRRDAHEQQAVFWRAIVSALGSGLALLVLSPLLILVGLKLMGAEGRIAEATSTYFSIRILAAPAALANYALLGFVLGRGQGRTGLLLQALINGINILLSIYLGLSLDWGVSGVAWGTMAGETAGALAGLFIVLRGFDRAHRPNRTEIFSRSKLAELFALNRDILIRTFVLIGSFAIMTRIGTSFGAITLAANAVLMNFFLLSGYYLDGLANAAEQITGRAIGAQYRPAFDRGLKLTTVWSFGLAAIISAFFYFAGPSLISGLTSSPEVQAAAETYLPWAAVTGLTGALAFLMDGVFIGATWSVDMRNRMLMSFAGYLAMLAVFVPLFGNHGLWLAMNAFLLFRGFFLAVLIKPRAAQTFRAAQ, from the coding sequence GGCATTCGACGTGACGCATCGGCTGGTGCTGTCGATTGCCATTCCGATGACGCTCGGCTTCATGACCACGCCACTGCTCGGCATCACCAATACCGCCGTGGTCGGCCATATGGGCGATCCGGAAGCGCTGGCGGGGCTCGCCATCGGCGCCATGCTGTTCGACCTCATCATGGGCAGCTTCAACTTCCTGCGCGCCTCGACCACCGGCCTGACGGCGCAGGCGCTCGGGCGGCGTGACGCACATGAACAGCAGGCCGTCTTCTGGCGGGCGATCGTCTCCGCGCTCGGCTCCGGCCTGGCACTTCTCGTGCTGTCACCGCTGCTGATCCTTGTTGGGCTGAAGCTGATGGGGGCAGAGGGACGGATTGCCGAGGCAACCAGCACTTATTTCTCGATCCGCATCCTTGCGGCACCGGCAGCGCTTGCCAATTACGCCCTTCTCGGCTTCGTGCTCGGCCGCGGCCAGGGCCGAACGGGGCTGCTGCTGCAGGCGCTGATCAACGGCATCAACATCCTGCTTTCCATCTATCTCGGGCTTTCGCTCGACTGGGGCGTTTCGGGCGTCGCCTGGGGCACGATGGCGGGCGAAACGGCGGGCGCGCTTGCCGGTCTCTTCATCGTGCTGCGCGGCTTCGATCGGGCACACCGGCCAAACCGGACGGAAATCTTTTCGCGCAGTAAACTCGCCGAGCTTTTCGCGCTGAACCGCGACATCCTGATCCGCACCTTTGTGCTGATCGGCTCATTCGCGATCATGACCCGCATTGGCACCAGCTTCGGCGCCATAACATTGGCGGCCAACGCAGTGCTGATGAACTTCTTCCTCCTGTCGGGCTATTATCTCGACGGACTTGCCAATGCCGCCGAGCAGATCACCGGCCGGGCGATCGGCGCGCAGTACCGGCCTGCCTTCGACCGCGGCCTGAAGCTCACGACCGTCTGGTCCTTCGGGCTGGCGGCGATCATTTCCGCCTTCTTCTACTTCGCCGGCCCCTCTCTGATCTCCGGGCTGACCAGTTCGCCAGAGGTCCAGGCAGCGGCCGAGACCTATCTGCCCTGGGCGGCGGTGACGGGGCTGACGGGTGCGCTTGCCTTCCTGATGGACGGCGTCTTCATCGGCGCGACATGGTCCGTCGACATGCGCAACCGGATGCTGATGTCCTTTGCAGGATATCTCGCCATGCTCGCCGTCTTCGTGCCGCTCTTCGGCAATCATGGCCTGTGGCTGGCGATGAATGCCTTCCTGCTGTTCCGCGGTTTCTTCCTGGCGGTACTGATCAAGCCGCGCGCGGCTCAGACGTTTCGGGCCGCCCAGTAA
- a CDS encoding thermonuclease family protein, which translates to MRPAALITGIAGMAVVVGLLLAGQARLNGSGGPASDADAGNVAAALPDATADVAKPPASLTDEDAELIARATEFAPTEPAAAPSETPARASSENAPAGATAQSTPTPTETPSAAPAGKDSVELLRPTVESAGILSFGKRRLQIANIIETPADKSCGSDGKQWPCGMMAKTALRLYLRNRTIDCDLPSDAWEDMASAACRLGQQDIGTWLVENGWVEAQPGSPLAAAGEKAKLAKQGIHGEDPRRRPAAAPRPETAAPL; encoded by the coding sequence ATGCGCCCTGCAGCCTTGATCACAGGTATCGCGGGGATGGCGGTCGTGGTCGGCCTGCTCTTGGCCGGGCAAGCGCGGCTCAATGGCAGCGGGGGGCCGGCATCTGATGCCGATGCCGGAAATGTCGCCGCGGCCCTGCCCGATGCGACCGCCGATGTGGCAAAGCCGCCTGCATCGCTCACGGATGAAGATGCCGAATTGATCGCCCGGGCAACGGAGTTTGCGCCAACCGAGCCGGCAGCGGCTCCATCCGAAACTCCAGCAAGAGCTTCTTCCGAGAATGCGCCAGCGGGGGCAACCGCGCAAAGCACTCCGACACCGACGGAGACGCCATCAGCTGCGCCCGCCGGAAAGGACAGCGTGGAACTGCTGCGACCGACGGTGGAGAGCGCCGGTATTCTCTCCTTCGGCAAACGCAGGCTGCAGATTGCCAATATCATCGAGACGCCCGCCGACAAGAGCTGCGGATCGGATGGCAAGCAGTGGCCGTGCGGCATGATGGCGAAGACGGCGCTGCGGCTTTACCTGCGCAACCGCACGATCGATTGCGATCTGCCTTCCGATGCATGGGAGGACATGGCAAGTGCGGCCTGCCGGCTCGGGCAGCAGGATATCGGCACATGGCTGGTTGAAAACGGCTGGGTGGAGGCGCAGCCGGGCTCACCGCTTGCCGCTGCCGGCGAAAAGGCAAAACTGGCAAAACAAGGCATTCACGGCGAGGATCCGCGCCGCCGGCCGGCGGCGGCGCCCCGGCCTGAAACCGCCGCTCCCTTGTAA
- a CDS encoding DUF952 domain-containing protein — protein sequence MTATPTLYKIVPEALWQEARQTGVFHGAGIDIKDGFIHFSTADQVKQTAALHFAGQTSLVLLAIDGRNFGDKLVFEPSRGGALFPHLYADLPLSAVLWEAPLPLDDAGLHIFPELAK from the coding sequence ATGACCGCGACACCGACCCTTTACAAGATCGTGCCGGAGGCGCTCTGGCAGGAAGCCAGACAAACCGGCGTTTTTCATGGCGCCGGCATCGATATCAAGGACGGCTTCATCCATTTCTCGACCGCGGACCAGGTCAAGCAGACGGCAGCCCTGCATTTTGCCGGCCAGACCAGCCTTGTCCTCCTCGCCATCGACGGTCGCAATTTCGGTGACAAGCTGGTCTTCGAACCCTCGCGGGGCGGTGCTCTCTTCCCGCATCTTTATGCCGATCTGCCGCTTTCGGCCGTACTCTGGGAAGCGCCTTTGCCGCTCGACGATGCCGGCCTTCACATCTTCCCGGAGCTTGCCAAGTGA
- a CDS encoding VOC family protein, whose product MRLNHLDFYVPDIAATADFFLRYFGLELREMNERIGRAILHDDQGTEIVLSRPLPKFGGADQVELRWQTYHIGFVLAERSDVDQLHIRLAADDAAVSGPPAAIRGGWLFYCTAPGNLLVEVGWRPSS is encoded by the coding sequence ATGCGTTTGAACCATCTTGATTTCTACGTGCCCGATATTGCCGCTACGGCGGATTTTTTCCTGCGTTATTTCGGTCTGGAATTGCGGGAGATGAACGAACGGATCGGCCGGGCGATCCTTCATGACGACCAGGGAACGGAGATCGTCTTGAGCCGCCCGCTGCCGAAATTCGGCGGTGCCGATCAGGTCGAGTTGCGATGGCAGACCTATCATATCGGCTTTGTCCTTGCTGAAAGATCGGATGTCGATCAGCTCCATATTCGCCTGGCGGCGGATGACGCCGCCGTTTCCGGACCGCCCGCTGCCATTCGCGGCGGCTGGCTCTTCTATTGCACCGCGCCCGGCAATCTTCTTGTCGAAGTCGGCTGGCGTCCATCATCCTGA
- a CDS encoding tellurite resistance TerB family protein, which yields MNKPLSAHDALIYVMVMASAVDSTMNDREMERIGQLIGFLPVFRDFDDDNLISIARDCASLLAGPEGLDVVLETVRDTLPARLYDTAYALAVEVASADLSVKAEELRLLSLLRDRLGLDKLTCAAIERSAIARFRKG from the coding sequence ATGAATAAGCCGCTTTCCGCCCATGACGCGCTGATCTATGTGATGGTGATGGCATCCGCTGTCGACAGCACGATGAACGACCGGGAAATGGAGAGGATCGGTCAGCTCATCGGCTTCCTGCCGGTTTTCCGCGATTTCGACGACGACAATCTGATTTCCATCGCCCGCGACTGCGCCTCGTTGCTGGCCGGTCCTGAAGGGCTTGACGTCGTGCTGGAGACCGTTCGCGATACGCTGCCTGCCCGCCTCTATGACACGGCTTATGCACTTGCAGTCGAAGTCGCCTCGGCCGACCTTTCCGTCAAGGCCGAAGAATTGCGGCTGCTCAGCCTGCTGCGCGACCGTCTCGGCCTCGACAAGCTGACCTGCGCCGCCATCGAGCGCAGCGCGATCGCCCGCTTCCGCAAGGGCTAA
- a CDS encoding transporter substrate-binding domain-containing protein — MVQSKPAFMARVGIFILCLFSVVLLSAFSAFAQQSGLSVPLLFDSRERLAKPDLSSLVRLRFLTSVDFPPFNFTDQNGKLSGFNVDLAREICTELEIADKCQIQALPFADLQKALAGLQGDAVIAGLAVTPELRREFLFSRPYLMMPARFVRNTAASVTGTTAAGLAGHSVGVVKGTVHEAMLAAFFPAIKAQPFDNKEALLTALKEHKIDAAFADALQLSFWVASSASDKCCALFDGPYMSEHFLGEGMTIMLRQNDSVLTAAIDHALATLSRNGRLQEIYLRYFPYGLY; from the coding sequence ATGGTGCAATCTAAACCGGCGTTTATGGCTCGCGTAGGGATTTTCATCCTCTGCCTGTTCTCGGTTGTCCTGCTTTCGGCTTTTTCCGCTTTTGCGCAGCAATCGGGCCTGTCCGTGCCTCTGCTCTTCGATTCCCGCGAGCGGCTGGCAAAGCCTGATCTCTCCTCGCTCGTGCGCCTGCGTTTCCTGACCTCGGTGGACTTCCCGCCTTTCAATTTCACCGACCAGAACGGCAAGCTCTCCGGCTTCAACGTCGATCTCGCCCGCGAGATCTGCACCGAGCTGGAGATCGCCGACAAATGCCAGATCCAGGCGCTGCCCTTTGCCGACCTGCAGAAAGCGCTCGCCGGCTTACAGGGTGATGCCGTCATTGCCGGCCTTGCCGTCACGCCCGAGCTGCGCCGCGAGTTCCTCTTCTCCCGCCCTTATCTGATGATGCCGGCCCGCTTCGTCCGCAATACGGCCGCCTCGGTGACCGGAACGACGGCTGCCGGCCTCGCCGGCCATTCCGTCGGCGTCGTCAAGGGCACCGTGCATGAGGCGATGCTTGCGGCCTTTTTTCCGGCCATCAAGGCTCAGCCCTTCGACAATAAGGAAGCGCTGCTGACGGCCTTGAAGGAACACAAGATCGATGCTGCCTTTGCCGATGCGCTGCAGCTTTCCTTCTGGGTCGCTTCGTCAGCCTCGGACAAATGCTGCGCCCTGTTCGACGGTCCGTATATGTCCGAGCATTTCCTGGGCGAGGGAATGACGATCATGCTGCGCCAGAACGACAGCGTGCTGACGGCAGCGATCGACCATGCGCTGGCAACGCTCTCGCGCAACGGCCGCCTGCAGGAAATCTATCTGCGTTATTTCCCTTACGGGCTCTACTAG
- a CDS encoding 2'-deoxycytidine 5'-triphosphate deaminase has protein sequence MMARETGILADRAIAALFETGRLQSERELDRDQVQPASLDLRLGAKAFRVRASFMPGPSHLVSDKLDRLSLHVIDLSEGAVLETGCVYIVPLMEHLDLPANMSASANPKSSTGRLDIFTRVITDYAQEFDKIPAGYSGPLYLEISPRTFPIVVRRGSRLSQIRFRVGHSVLSEPDLLKLHETETLVAAKQPNVSGGGIALSIDLTGDKDGLIGYRGKHHTAVVDVDKKAQHDIYDFWEPLYSRGRNELILDPDEFYILVSREAVHVPPDYAAEMTPFDPLVGEFRVHYAGFFDPGFGHAPAGGRGSRAVLEVRSHEVPFILEDGQIVGRLIYEHMQEQPSSLYGSGLGSNYQAQGLKLSKHFRI, from the coding sequence ATGATGGCTCGCGAAACTGGAATTTTGGCTGACCGCGCAATTGCCGCGCTGTTTGAAACGGGGCGTCTTCAAAGCGAGCGCGAGCTTGATCGTGACCAGGTCCAGCCCGCCAGCCTGGATCTGCGGCTGGGCGCCAAGGCTTTTCGCGTGCGCGCCAGCTTCATGCCCGGTCCTTCCCATCTCGTCTCGGACAAGCTTGACCGCCTGAGCCTTCATGTCATCGACCTCAGCGAAGGCGCGGTGCTGGAAACCGGCTGCGTCTATATCGTACCGCTGATGGAGCATCTCGATCTGCCGGCCAACATGTCGGCTTCGGCCAATCCGAAGAGCTCGACCGGCCGTCTCGATATCTTCACCCGCGTCATCACCGATTACGCGCAGGAATTCGACAAGATCCCGGCAGGCTATTCCGGCCCGCTCTATCTCGAAATCAGCCCGCGCACTTTCCCCATCGTCGTGCGCCGCGGCTCGCGACTGTCACAGATCCGCTTCCGCGTTGGCCATTCGGTTCTGAGCGAGCCGGATCTTCTGAAGCTGCACGAGACGGAAACGCTCGTCGCCGCCAAGCAGCCGAACGTCTCCGGCGGCGGCATCGCGCTGTCGATCGATCTGACGGGCGACAAGGACGGCCTGATCGGCTATCGCGGCAAGCACCACACCGCCGTCGTCGACGTCGACAAGAAGGCACAGCACGATATCTACGATTTCTGGGAGCCGCTCTACAGCCGCGGCCGCAACGAACTGATCCTCGATCCGGATGAGTTCTATATCCTCGTCTCGCGCGAGGCCGTACATGTCCCGCCTGACTATGCGGCGGAAATGACGCCCTTCGACCCGCTCGTCGGCGAATTCCGTGTCCACTATGCCGGCTTCTTCGATCCCGGCTTCGGCCACGCCCCCGCCGGCGGGCGCGGCAGCCGCGCAGTGCTGGAAGTGCGCAGCCACGAAGTGCCCTTCATCCTCGAAGACGGCCAGATCGTCGGCCGCCTGATCTACGAACACATGCAGGAACAGCCTTCGAGCCTTTATGGCTCAGGTCTCGGCTCCAACTATCAGGCCCAGGGTCTCAAGCTCTCGAAGCATTTCCGCATCTGA
- a CDS encoding quinone-dependent dihydroorotate dehydrogenase, producing the protein MIDPFKRIARRGLFLFDPETAHGMSIAALKSGVVPACRIAPDPRLRQTVAGIDFANPLGMAAGYDKNAEVPEALLKLGFGFTEIGTVTPKPQSGNPRPRIFRLVEDEAVINRLGFNNEGHEAAFRRLSQIGRAGVVGVNIGANKDSEDRIADYVAGIRRFYSVARYFTANISSPNTPGLRDLQARESLAALLSAVLTARDEEAEKAGRKIPVFLKIAPDLTEEGMDDIAAEALSHVLDGLIVSNTTLSRDGLKDQVQAKETGGLSGAPLFEKSTAVLAKMRKRVGPALPIIGVGGVSSAETALEKVRAGADLVQLYSCMVYEGPGLPGTIVRGLSKLLDREKVASIRDLRDISADYWAARNV; encoded by the coding sequence GTGATCGATCCTTTCAAGCGCATCGCCCGCCGGGGTCTCTTCCTCTTCGATCCGGAAACTGCGCACGGCATGTCGATCGCGGCGCTGAAATCGGGCGTCGTGCCTGCCTGCCGCATCGCGCCGGACCCGCGCCTGCGCCAGACCGTTGCAGGCATCGACTTTGCCAATCCGCTCGGCATGGCAGCAGGCTATGACAAGAATGCGGAAGTGCCGGAGGCGCTGTTGAAGCTCGGTTTTGGTTTTACCGAAATCGGCACGGTCACCCCGAAGCCGCAGTCCGGCAATCCGCGCCCGCGCATCTTCCGCCTGGTGGAGGATGAAGCCGTCATCAATCGTCTCGGCTTCAACAATGAAGGCCATGAAGCGGCCTTCCGCCGTCTCTCGCAGATCGGTCGTGCGGGGGTCGTCGGCGTCAATATCGGCGCTAACAAAGATAGCGAGGACCGGATCGCCGATTATGTCGCCGGCATCCGCCGCTTCTATTCGGTCGCCCGCTATTTCACCGCCAATATTTCCTCGCCCAACACGCCGGGCTTGCGCGACCTGCAGGCGCGCGAAAGCCTCGCCGCACTCCTGTCGGCAGTCTTGACCGCGCGTGACGAGGAAGCGGAAAAGGCCGGCCGGAAAATCCCGGTTTTCCTGAAGATCGCTCCGGATCTCACCGAAGAAGGAATGGACGATATTGCCGCCGAGGCGCTCTCGCATGTGCTCGACGGTCTGATCGTCTCCAATACGACGCTTTCGCGCGACGGCCTGAAAGATCAGGTTCAGGCGAAGGAGACCGGCGGCCTCTCCGGCGCGCCGCTGTTCGAAAAATCGACGGCCGTGCTCGCCAAGATGCGCAAGCGCGTCGGTCCGGCCCTGCCGATCATCGGCGTCGGCGGCGTCTCCTCGGCCGAAACGGCGCTGGAGAAGGTCAGGGCAGGGGCCGATCTCGTGCAGCTCTATTCCTGCATGGTCTATGAAGGCCCGGGCCTGCCCGGCACGATCGTGCGCGGTCTGTCGAAGTTGCTCGACCGCGAAAAGGTTGCCTCGATCCGCGATCTCAGGGATATCAGCGCCGATTACTGGGCGGCCCGAAACGTCTGA
- a CDS encoding response regulator produces the protein MQEQTIIIADDHPLFRDALRQAVTGMEGRQAIIEAGDFSAARTAAGEHPDADLMLLDLAMPGVSGFSGLMALRSEFISLPIVIISATDDTTTIRRALELGASGFISKSSGIEDIRHGILTVLAGDIATPENYRDGQEQDPDVADLIHRLHTLTPQQSRVLTMLGEGLLNKQIAYELGVSEATIKAHVSAILLKLNVDSRTQAVIQLGKINMAMVA, from the coding sequence ATGCAGGAACAGACCATCATCATCGCTGACGACCACCCGCTTTTCCGCGACGCGTTGCGGCAGGCGGTGACCGGCATGGAAGGACGGCAGGCGATCATCGAAGCCGGGGATTTCTCCGCGGCAAGAACGGCTGCGGGCGAGCACCCGGATGCGGACCTGATGCTGCTCGATCTTGCCATGCCTGGAGTCAGCGGTTTTTCCGGCTTGATGGCGCTGCGCTCCGAATTCATCAGCCTGCCGATCGTCATCATCTCGGCGACCGATGACACCACGACAATCCGCCGGGCGCTGGAGCTCGGCGCTTCCGGTTTCATTTCGAAATCCTCGGGCATCGAGGATATCCGCCACGGCATCCTGACAGTGCTCGCGGGCGACATTGCCACGCCGGAGAACTATCGCGACGGACAGGAACAGGACCCCGATGTCGCCGACCTCATCCATCGCCTGCACACGCTGACACCGCAGCAGAGCCGGGTGCTGACCATGCTCGGCGAAGGGCTCCTGAACAAGCAGATCGCCTACGAACTCGGCGTTTCCGAAGCGACGATCAAGGCACATGTCTCGGCAATCCTCCTGAAGCTCAACGTCGATAGCCGCACGCAGGCGGTCATCCAGCTCGGCAAGATCAACATGGCGATGGTCGCCTGA
- a CDS encoding methyl-accepting chemotaxis protein — protein sequence MLKHLKIRTKVISVVALLGLITMAGLVYVMSEFRQADATYSAFIDHEALASMQSARASASVVASVLQVSLLTNMKPDTPEFQTALATPSKLPQARDRMKQALALVPSRKAAIDEIQAGIDEIETLANKIIEQSKAKDSAGALANVGLINAKLNALTPKMIANNDAMMAMLNDGGDALSASVNGRIVFCFILIGIAVLAAVGISVAVAQIGIAGPMMQLRLRMTRLAEGDTASEIGGLDRGDEVGQMAKAVSIFRDNAIERAQIEARAEADRSLSDNERRERETQKAAEAADLERAVNALGDGLRRLSAGDLLSHIETPFVAHLDELRQDFNNSVEKLNETLHTVGSNARAISAGANEIRSSADELSKRTEQQAASVEETAAALEEITITVKDAAKRAEEASQLVARTRLGAERSGDVVRKAVAAMHQIEQSSVEIGNIIGVIDDIAFQTNLLALNAGVEAARAGEAGKGFAVVAQEVRELAQRSANAAKEIKALINTSGTHVQTGVSLVGETGKALDEIVHEVQEINQHVHAIAEAAREQSTGLQEINTAVNTMDQGTQQNAAMVEESTAASHSLATEATALNNLLGQFRLTGTGGFVASAPISTAPAAPRAAARPTARAPVRVAESTARPKASPARALGQKLASAFSANSSAPASSQEADWTEF from the coding sequence ATGCTGAAACATCTGAAAATCCGCACAAAAGTCATATCGGTCGTGGCGCTCCTGGGGCTGATCACCATGGCCGGACTGGTCTACGTCATGTCCGAGTTCCGCCAAGCGGACGCGACCTACAGCGCCTTCATCGATCACGAGGCGCTGGCCTCGATGCAGAGCGCGCGCGCCAGCGCATCGGTCGTCGCCTCGGTGCTGCAGGTGAGCCTGCTTACCAACATGAAGCCCGATACGCCGGAATTCCAAACGGCGCTCGCCACACCGAGCAAGCTGCCGCAGGCACGCGACCGCATGAAGCAGGCGCTGGCGCTTGTGCCCAGCCGCAAGGCGGCGATAGATGAAATCCAGGCAGGTATCGATGAAATCGAAACTCTGGCGAACAAGATCATCGAGCAGAGCAAGGCCAAGGACAGCGCCGGCGCCCTGGCGAATGTCGGCCTGATCAACGCCAAGCTCAACGCACTGACGCCGAAGATGATCGCCAACAACGATGCGATGATGGCGATGCTCAATGACGGCGGCGACGCTCTTTCGGCTTCCGTTAACGGGCGGATCGTCTTCTGTTTCATTCTGATCGGCATTGCGGTTCTCGCAGCTGTCGGCATCAGCGTGGCCGTGGCACAGATCGGCATCGCCGGCCCCATGATGCAGCTGCGCCTGCGCATGACGCGGCTTGCCGAAGGCGATACCGCGAGCGAGATCGGCGGTCTCGACCGCGGCGACGAGGTCGGCCAGATGGCCAAGGCCGTCTCGATCTTCCGCGACAACGCGATCGAGCGTGCCCAGATCGAGGCGCGCGCCGAAGCCGACCGCAGCCTCAGCGACAACGAGCGCCGCGAACGCGAAACGCAGAAGGCCGCGGAAGCCGCCGATCTCGAGCGTGCGGTCAATGCGCTCGGAGACGGCCTGCGCCGGCTCTCGGCGGGCGACCTACTCTCGCATATCGAAACGCCTTTCGTCGCGCATCTCGACGAGTTGCGCCAGGACTTCAACAATTCGGTCGAGAAGCTCAACGAAACCCTGCACACAGTCGGCTCCAACGCCCGTGCCATCAGCGCCGGCGCCAACGAGATCCGGTCGTCTGCCGACGAGCTTTCAAAGCGCACTGAACAGCAAGCCGCTTCCGTCGAAGAAACGGCAGCAGCCCTCGAGGAGATCACCATAACGGTGAAGGACGCGGCAAAACGTGCCGAAGAGGCAAGCCAACTCGTCGCCCGCACCCGCCTTGGTGCCGAGAGATCCGGCGACGTCGTCCGCAAGGCGGTCGCTGCCATGCATCAGATCGAGCAGTCCTCCGTCGAGATCGGCAATATCATCGGCGTCATCGACGATATCGCCTTCCAGACCAACCTGCTGGCGCTGAACGCCGGTGTCGAAGCAGCCCGCGCCGGTGAAGCCGGCAAGGGCTTTGCCGTCGTCGCTCAGGAAGTGCGTGAACTCGCCCAGCGCTCTGCAAACGCCGCCAAGGAAATCAAGGCGCTGATCAACACGTCAGGCACGCATGTGCAGACCGGCGTTTCGCTGGTCGGCGAAACGGGCAAGGCGCTCGATGAGATCGTCCACGAGGTGCAGGAGATCAACCAGCACGTCCATGCAATCGCCGAGGCCGCCCGCGAGCAGTCGACCGGCCTGCAGGAGATCAATACAGCCGTCAACACCATGGACCAGGGCACGCAGCAGAATGCCGCCATGGTCGAGGAATCCACTGCGGCAAGCCATAGCCTTGCCACGGAAGCGACGGCGCTGAACAACCTGCTCGGCCAGTTCCGCCTGACAGGCACCGGCGGCTTCGTCGCAAGCGCGCCGATCTCGACGGCACCGGCCGCGCCGCGCGCTGCCGCACGGCCGACCGCCAGAGCCCCGGTCCGCGTTGCCGAAAGCACCGCACGCCCGAAGGCTTCGCCCGCACGCGCCCTCGGCCAGAAGCTCGCCAGCGCTTTCAGTGCGAATAGCTCAGCCCCCGCCAGCAGCCAGGAAGCCGATTGGACGGAATTCTGA